TAGGAAGTGAAGCGACGTAGAGATAGAGGACATCGGACCCAAAAGTAAAAGGAGTGAGAACCATGCCAAAAGAGGAGATTATGACAGGACCTGGAGTCATTAAGCTCGTGTCAAAATATATGGCGCCTCAACATGTTGCGTTTGTTCAAAAAGCCTGCGATTACGCAGAAAAAGCGCATGAGGGTCAAGTTAGACAGTCAGGTGAACCTTATTTTATCCATCCAATCCAAGTGGCTGGAATTTTAGCTGAATTACGGATGGATCCACATACTGTTGCGACAGGATTTTTACATGATGTAGTAGAAGATACTGACGTAACACTTGAAGATCTAGCAAATGAGTTTGGTGCTGACGTTGCGATGTTAGTGGATGGTGTGACCAAACTTGGTAAAATAAAATATAAATCTCACGAAGAACAATTAGCTGAAAATCACCGGAAAATGTTGTTAGCAATGGCGCAAGATTTACGTGTGATTATGGTGAAATTAGCTGACCGCTTGCACAATATGCGCACATTAAAACATTTGCGGGAAGATAAACAGCGTCGGATTGCACAAGAAACAATCGAAATCTATGCACCGCTTGCCCATCGTTTAGGGATCAGCCGGATCAAGTGGGAATTGGAAGATACCGCACTACGCTATATCAATCCAAATCAATATTACCGAATCGTTAATTTAATGCAAAGTAAAAGAGACGAACGGGAAGCTTATGTTGAAGAAGCTGTGGAAGACATTCGTTTAGCGACAGAAGATTTAGATATTTATGCTGAAATTTATGGACGTCCAAAACATATTTACTCGATTTATCGCAAAATGAAAGATCAGAAAAAACAATTCAATGAAATTTATGATTTATTGGCAATCCGTGTAATCGTTGATTCGATCAAAGATTGTTATGCTGTCTTAGGCGCGATTCACACAAAGTGGACACCAATGCCTGGACGTTTTAAAGACTATATTGCAATGCCAAAAGCTAATATGTATCAATCGATCCATACGACCGTTATCGGACCAAAAGGCAACCCTGTAGAAGTTCAAATCAGGACTCACGAAATGCATCAAATCGCTGAATTTGGGGTTGCGGCTCACTGGGCTTATAAGGAAGGTAAGACTGAAAAAGTCGATGAAGATAATGATACGAAACAATTGAGTTGGTTCCGTGAAATTCTGGAACTGCAAGATGAAAGCTACGATGCTTCTGAATTTATGGAAAGTGTTAAAGGCGATATTTTCAGCGATAAAGTCTATGTTTTCACTCCAACTGGTGAAGTGACCGAATTGCCGAAAGGCTCTGGTCCGTTAGACTTTGCTTATAGTGTGCATACTGAAATCGGGAACAAAACAACGGGTGCCAAAGTCAATGGAAAAATGGTCCAATTGGATTACACACTGAAAAATGGAGATATTATTGAAGTTTTGACCTCGCCAAACTCCTTTGGTCCAAGTCGTGACTGGTTGAAAATGGTTGCGACCAGTAAGGCGCGGAACAAAATCAAACGATTCTTTAAAGTTCAAGATCGTGAAGTCAACATTATCAAAGGTCACGACGCTATCAGTAAGTACTTGATCGAACACGGTTTTACGCCAAAAGAATTTCTAAGTAAAACGAAAATGGCGGAAGCACTAGATCGTTTTAATTTCCAAACAGAAGATGATCTTTATGCGGCTGTCGGTTATGGGGAAATCAGTGCTCAAGTGGTCTTTAATCGTTTAACAGAAAAAGAGCGAAAAGAGCAAGAAATCGAACGCCAAAAACAAGAAGCAGAAGAATTAATGACACAACCTGTCAAAAAAGAATCCGATAAGATGAAAGTTCGTCATGAGGGCGGCATCGTGATTCAAGGTGTTGAAAATCTGCTTGTTCGTATCAGTCGTTGTTGTAATCCTGTTCCTGGGGATGAAATCGTTGGATACATCACAAAAGGCCGCGGGGTTTCAATTCATAGAGCTGATTGTCCTAACGTGCAACATCAAGAAGAACTCGCCCAACGCTTGATTGAAGTGGAATGGGAAGATACTGATAATTCGAATAAAGAGTATGATGCTGATTTAGAGATTTACGGCTATAATCGCAGTGGATTATTGAATGATGTCTTACAAGTCATCAGTTCAATGACTAAAAATTTAGTGAGTGTAGAAGCCAAGCCGACTAAAAATAAAATGGCGATGATCCACGTCACAGTGAAAATCCAAAATCTAGCACATTTAAAAACAATCGTGGATAAAATTAAAAATATACCGGACGTTTATAATGTCCGTCGTACCAATGGCTAGGAGGTATAAATATGAGAGCAGTGATTCAGCGTGTAACACAAGCTGAAGTGGTGATCGAGCAACAAAGCGTTGGGAAAATCGCTCAAGGATTTATGATTTTATTGGGAATCCATGAATCAGATACAATAGATGATGTGGCTTATCTAGTTCGTAAAATCAGTAAACTTCGTGTATTTGAAGATAATGGTGGCAAAATGAATCTAAGTCTACAAGAGATTAATGGGAGTATTTTAAGCGTTTCGCAATTCACCTTGTATGCAGATACGAAAAAAGGCAACCGACCGAGCTTTATAGAAGCAGCTCGACCAGAAGTCGCAATTCCTTTATATGAGCAATTCAATAAACAATTGAAAGAATTGGCGATCCCTGTAGAGACAGGTGAATTTGGAGCTGATATGAAAGTATCATTGATCAACGATGGACCAGTCACGATCATTATTGATACAAAAGATAAATAATAGAAACATCATTCCTGAAGGTATTTGAGGGGGAATGATGTTTTTTTATAAGTTATAAGGAAAGTCACATTAAGATAGAAATGCTTGGTATAATGAAGTATCAAGCGATTGTTGAGGTGTACAATGGAAAAATACAAAGAACAATTACAACCGAAATTAAAAAAACTACCTGTACCGGAACTCTATGAAACCTTAGCTAGACTAAACGAATGGATTAGCCCTCTAGTCACAGCAGAAGAGCTAGCAGCTTTTCAAACAAAAGCGGCAATCTTTAGTACGTCTGTTGGAGCGCAGTTACAAACAGAATTAGTTGAACAAATGGAACAAACCACGGGTAGTTGGTTAGCTCCGTTATGGCAAAAAAGTTATTTAGAAAGTCGTGGACCTTTACAAAGTGAATCAAATTTTGCATTGATCATCAAAGAGGAATATTATGATCAAATCAAATCAAAAGAAGCACGAGCCGCTCAGCTGATTTATCAAATGACTAAAATTTATCTAAGTTTAGCTGACGGAACATATCCGATCGAATTTACCAAAAATAATCAACATGTAGATATGTCTTTCTACTTAAATTTTTTCAAAAGCTGTCGAATACCTGGAAATAAGCAGGATTCCTTGTATAGAGGAGAAACTCAAACAACTGAAAATTACATCATGATTTTTGTGAATGGCGTTTATTTTCGTTTAGATGTCACTGATGCATCAGGGGAAATCTATCCTTTGGAGCAATTACAAGAAAATCTGAATTATATTCAATCACTGGAGATAATCCCAAAACAAGGAGAAGAGTTGATTTCTTATCTAACTGGAGTTGAAAGAGAGAGTTCTTACGTGCTTTATCAACAACTCAAACAAGAGGAATTCAATCATCAGAACCTGAAACAAATTGAAGCTGCTTTGTTTATTTTAAGCTTTTCAAAGGGTAAAGATGAGTCAAAAGAGGAGCGCATTACCGAAGTTTTATTGAATACGAGCCATCAATTTCTGTCAAAAACAACCCAAGCAGTCATTACTAAAAATGGTCATATCGGTTTTAATATGGAGCATACTGCGATCGATGGTGTACCAACTTTGAACTTACTGACTAAAATAGTTGAATCATTTAATGATCCCGCTATGAAAATAACTACAAAATGTTCTTCTGATCTTGCTAAAAAAATGGAGTGGACTTTGACGAGCCAAATGATCGATAGCTTAGAAGCGGCGCACAAGCTCGTGGAACAAGAAAATGGTTCGTATAGTATCAAACAGCGAGTCATTTCAGCTATAGGAAAAGAACGAATGAAGCAAGCAAAAGTCAGCCCAGATGCTTTTTTCCATATTGCCTTAGCAATCGCACAGCAAAGGGTTTTTGGTAAGCTAAGATCGGTTTATGAACCAGTTGCAATGCATATGTATTATGAGGGACGAACGGAATCAGCTCGTTCAATCAGCGAAGAGAAAAAGCAATTTGTAGAAGCCTTTTACAATAAAAATAAGCGACAAAACCAAGAAGCGTTAGTCGCATTATTCTTTGAAGCTGCAATGGCGCATTCTGATCGTATTATTCAATGCCAAAACGGTAAAGGTGTGGAGCGCCATCTGTTTGGCTTGCAAAAAATGACAGTGCGTTCCAAAACAGAGACAACTACTTTTACTGCAGAAGTGCTTAAGATTTTAGGTGACGATTTTATCTCTACTACTGGGATTCCTTATAACATTTTAGAATCGTTTAGCTTTGGTCCCGTCAACAAAAGTGGTTTTGGTCTGTATTATGGTATTTTAGAGGAAGAAGTGATTTTAACTATTTCAGCTAAAATAAATCGTGAAAAGGAAGCAAGACAACTGCTAGAAGGAATAGAACAAGCGATGATTGAGTTAACGGATCTTTTAGCCATTTAAAAACGAAAGCAATACTGGAAATAATAACTAAGATGATAAAGAAGTCTTAACATTTGTTGATTTTTTTCTAAAAGGTAATATAAAATGATTTGATTAAATCGTAATCATTATGTTTTGTTTCGGCTAAAACAGAAAGGAGCTATCAAATAAAGTTGATTTAATCAATAAAATGAAAATGGGAATTCGTTTATGAAAACGGAAAAGAAAAAAAGATATACAGCATTAGGCATTTTTTTATTAGGGGCTATACTGATTAGTGGGTGCACTCAAAATAAGCATCAAGAAATAGCAAATAAGAATTCTGAAACCAGTCAGATTCCCAAAGAAGAATCAGTGCCTGATCATCAACATAAGCACACACATGACGGAGAGTTTGAAGAAGAGGACGTTCAAAATAGAACTTTGCAAGATTGGTCTGGTGATTGGCAATCGATTTATCCTTATTTACTTGATGGAACGTTAGATGAAGTACTGAAACATAAGGCGGAAGAGAAAAAAGACAAAAGTTTTGATGAGTATAAAGAGTATTATACAACAGGCTATAAGACCGATACGCAAAGAATCATTGTCGAAGAAAACACAATTGAAATTGTTAAAGGTGAGACATCTCAAAAAGCAGAGTACAAATATGATGGGTATAAAATTTTGACCTACGGTTCTGGTAAAAAAGGTGTACGCTATCTATTTAGTACGGTTGATGAAAATAGCGGTGCCCCAAAGCATATTCAATTTAGTGATCATAACATCAAGCCAACGAAAGCTGAGCATTTTCATTTGTATTTTGGAGATGAGAGTCAGGATACGCTATTGAAAGAATTGGAAAATTGGCCAACCTATTATAAGAGTGATTTATCAGGCGCCGATATTGTCCATGATATGTTGCATCATCATTAAGTTTAAAAAAAGAAATGAAGGCAAAATGCTTCATTTCTTTTTTTATTCAATTTGTACTAAAATAAAGCGGCGTATTTCCATTAACTATTGGAATTTTGGTAACAAAATGTCTTAAAAAGCAGAAAGCTAAATTTTTCTGGCTTTTCTATAGTATAATAATGGCAACTGAGTTTATCAGTAATGAAACAGATGAAGGATGGGCGCAAATTGGGAAAAATCAGAATCAATAATATGAAGTTTTACACTAAAAATGGTGTTTTACCAGAAGAACGAATTTTAGGCCAACAGTTGGAAGTTGATGTGGAATTAAGATTATCATTAGATCAAGCTGGTAAAACAGATGATGTGAATGACACCGTTAGTTATGCTGAAGTGAATGATCAAATTGCGCAACGGTTAACCACTCATTCTTATAACTTAATAGAAGCTGTCGCTTCAGCAATTTTAGATGATATTGAAGCAGAACATGGCAAAAAATTAACAAGTGCTCTTGTTCGTGTTAGAAAATATAGTGTACCAATGCCAGGAGTATTTGATAATATCGAAATCGAAATGGAAAGAGACTTCATATGACAATTAGCTATTTAGCTTTAGGGAGTAATTTAGGTGATCGCTTAGAAACGTTGCAAAAAGCCGTTAAATTATTGGATCAAGAACCTGAGATTCAGGTCATCAAAAAATCAAAACTTTATGAAACATTGCCATATGGTGATGTTCCTCAAGAAAACTATTATAATGCTGTAATTCAAATCAATACAACTTATGATCCTCTGCAATTATTAAACAAAACACAGGCAATTGAAAAAAAATTAGGCAGAGAGCGTTTGATCCATTGGGGACCGCGGACGTTAGATATTGATATTTTATTGATGAATGGTGAAAAAATAGCAACAGACCGTTTAACTATTCCACACAAAGAAATGCTTAAACGATCCTTTGTGTTAGTTCCATTAAAAGATGTTTACTCAGAAGAGACATATCAAGGAAAATCGTTTGATCAGTTGATCGCAACTACAGGGAATCAAGCAGAAGTTTGGCTTAGTAAAGAAAGTTGGTAAGAAGATGGATGAAAAACAATTAGCCGTAATTGAGCAGGCAGTAAAACAAATCCTAAGTGCAATTGGAGAAGACCCCGATAGAGCAGGCGTTAAAGATACACCAACTCGAGTAGCTAAAATGTATAAGGAAGTATTTTCTTCATTAAGAGCGCCAGAGTTTGATGATTATGCATTATTTGACAGTCTGAATGAAGACGATATGGTACTAGTCAAAGACATTCAATTTTATTCAATGTGCGAGCATCATCTATTACCGTTTTATGGGAAAGTCCATGTTGCTTATATCCCTGATGCAAGCAAAGTTTTAGGTTTAAGTAAGTTGCCCCGTTTGGTAGAAAATTGTGCCAAACGTCCAAGTGTACAAGAAGACCTAACCATCATGATCGCAAACAAATTAGTTGAACATGTACCTGTTAAAGGTGTGGCTGTAGCAATTGAGGCTGAACACATGTGTATGACGATGCGTGGTGTTAAATCACCTAGTAGCGTAACGAAAACTTTTCATTATCAAGGTGTATTTAAAACCGATAAAGAATGTAAAAATGATTTTTTAAAAGCAATCAAGGCATAAGGAATGAGTAGAATGAAAATCATTGTCGGTACGAATAACCAAGGCAAGCTACAAGAAATGCAGTCCGCTTATCCTCAGGACCAGATTCAGTTTGATTCATATACCAACTATACGAAAAAAGAGTGTGAGATCGCAGAAACTGGTAAAACATATGCTGAAAATGCACTGATCAAGGCTCGATTTTATGCGGAAATACTTGGAAAACCGGTATTAGCTGATGATGGTGGCTTAGAAATTGAAGCTTTCCCTGAACTCTTAGGCGTTGAGACAGCGCGATTTTTTAAATCTGGGATGACAGACACCCAAAAAAATCGACAGCTTTTTCGTTTATTTGACGAACAAAATACAGTATCACGAGCAATAAGTTTACATGCTGTATTGGTTTATGCTTGGCCAAATGGTGAGTATCTTCTTTCAGGAAAAGAGCTCAAAGGAGAATTGACAACAAAAGAAGTAGGCGAAATGGGCTATGGCTTTGATAAAATTTTTTATCTACCAGAAAAACATAAAACCCTTGCTCAGTTACCCAAAGCGCAACGGAATGATCTAAGTCCAAGAGTATCGGCATTGAAGCAATTGGTTGGAAAATTAAAGGAGCAGAAAAGATGATAAAAGAGGGATACTTTACTAAAAAAGAACCCCAAATTATGGGAATCTTAAATGTGACACCTGATTCATTTTCAGATGGCGGCCAATTTAATGAACTAGCTAAAGCAATGGCTCACTGTGAAGAAATGTTGGCAGCAAATGTTGATATCATTGACATTGGTGGCCAATCTACACGTCCAAATTATCAAGAGATTTCAGCGAAAGAAGAAAAGGAAAGAATCTTGCCGATCATACGAGCAGTCAGAAAAAAAACAGACAAACCGATTTCAATCGATACGTATTTTCCAGAAGTTGCCGATGCAGCACTAGCAGCAGGAGCGAATGTCATCAATGATATCAAAGGGTTGGATACGAATGGTATGATTGAGATCGCACAAAAATATCCTGATTGTGGTGTGATCATCATGCATTCACGTCCAAGACGTACTGAATTATCAGTAGCTGACGATATTCAACAGTTTTATCAAGAAAAAATAGAACTTTGTCAAAAATCGGAAATTGATTCAATGCGAATTTGTTTTGATCCAGGAATTGGTTTTGGCAAATCACAAGAAGAAAATATAGAGATCTTAAAACATCCAGAAGCTTTTCGATATCAAGATTATCCGTTGTTATATGGCGTATCAAGAAAACGAACGATTGCGGCATTGACTAATGAAGCAGACCCAACAGAACGTGACTTCGGCTCGATTGCCGCTTCATTATTTGCTGTCAATAAAGGTATCGAGATCGTTCGAGTTCATCATGTCAAAGGGATGAGAGACACGTTGAATGTGTGGCAGACACTGAGTAGCAAATAATGATTGTTGCTATTTGTTACGGTAGTTAATGAACTGCTCGTTGAAATTCTGCTTGACTTTATTTCCAATCTCTAGTAATTTATAGATACTATAAAAAAATCGATGAAAGAACGAGTAGATTTCAAACTAACTGTAGAAGAGAAAGTTGCCATGGCTGAAAGCAACTTCATTAGAGAAATCGAAAGACATTCTGGAGATGAACGGAGGAAAAGCCGTTCCGTTACGAGCGTTAATCGTTGGAGGAAAGAGCAATCTTTCGAACTTAGGTGGTACCGCGTGTGTCTATTCACTCGCCCTTGTATTTAATACAAGGGCGAGTTTTTGTTGTGAATCACCACGACTGGCTCCGCCAGAGTGGATGATGAACAATACTTGGCGAACGAAGTGAGAGAAGTTTCCGTACTAGGAATCACCAAACCTCGTAATCGAAACAAAAAGCAATGATCAGCGAAGGAAAATTATAATCTAATCTTACAACCAGCTCTAAAGCTACTTCAAACCAATCAAACTTTACCAAAATAGAATACAAACAATGAACAATAAATAGGAGATGAAGAATGTGAGTTATCAAAAACCAAAAGGAACCAATGACTTATTACCAGGAACTTCCGAAAAATGGCAGTTTGTTGAAGAAACAGCACGTTTGATTTTTCGAGACTACCAATATGAAGAAATCCGTACGCCGATTTTTGAACACTATGAAGTCATTTCTCGCAGCGTAGGAGATACAACAGATATCGTGTCAAAAGAAATGTATGACTTTTACGATAAAGGGGATCGTCATGTAACCTTACGTCCAGAGGGAACAGCACCAATCGTTCGTTCTTTTATTGAAAATAAATTATTTGGACCTGAATTTGCGAAACCATATAAAACTTATTATATGGGACCAATGTTTCGTTATGAACGTCCTCAAGCAGGTCGTTTGAGACAATTCCATCAAATCGGAGCAGAAGCTTTCGGTAGCGTGAATCCAGCGGTTGATGTTGAAAGTATGGCAATGGCTTTAGACTTTTTCAAACAATTAGGCATCAATCAAATTCGATTAGTGATCAACTCTTTAGGCGATAAAGCGACAAGAAAGGTGTATCGTCAAGCGTTGATTGATTATTTAGAACCAAAAGCAGCTGAATTGAGTGAGGATTCAAAACGTCGTTTGCACGAGAATCCATTGCGTGTATTAGATAGTAAAGATAAAAAAGATCAAGCGATCGTAGCAGAGGCACCCTCGATTTTAGATTATCTTAGCGAGGCATCAAAAGAACATTTTGAAACAGTTAAAACAATGCTAAACGAATTGAATATCCCGTTTGAAGTGGATAGCAATATGGTTCGTGGGCTAGACTATTACACAGATACGATTTTTGAAGTAATGAGTGAAGCACCTGGCATGGGCGCACAAGCAACGATTTGTGCTGGTGGGCGTTATGATGGATTAGTTGAAGAATTAGGAGGACCTGCAACTCCTGGTTTTGGTTTTGCGATGGGAATCGAGCGTATTTTGATTACAATGGAGGCAGAAGGGGTTGCAGTTCCTGTAATCAATGAAATCGATGCTTATGTAGTTGGAATCGGTGAGCAAACAAATATTACATCGCTAAAACTAGTTCAAGCGATTCGTAATTTTGGTTTTTCAGCTGATCGTGATTTTATGGATCGTAAAGCCAAAGCGCAATTTAAAACAGCCGCTAAATTAAACGCCAAACTAGCATTGACATTAGGTGAAACTGAATTAGCAGAAGGCGTTGTAAATGTAAAATCAATGGCCAATCGTAATGAAAAAGCATTTCCACTATCAGATATTTATGAAAGATTCGATGAAGTCTATGATGAAATGATGACCGTGATGTTTGATCAATAAAAAGTAAAAAATGAAGAGGAGCAAAAATCAATGGCAAAAAGAACAGTATACTGTGGAGAAGTTTCTGCAGATTTAGTAGGACAAGTAATTACCTTAAAAGGGTGGGTGCAAAAGCGCCGTGACTTAGGTGGCGTTATTTTTATCGATTTACGTGACCGTGAAGGAATTGCGCAAGTGGTCTTCAATCCAGCCCACTCAAAAGAGGCGTGGGAAATTGCAGATAAATGCCGTAGTGAATATGTAATCGAAATTACTGGTGAGCTAACTTATCGTGACAAAGAAGCAATCAACCCTAAAATGAAAACTGGTGAATTTGAAGTGATGGCAACAGACATCACGATTTTAAATACAGCGAAAACACCACCGTTTTTAATTGAAGATGAAAACAATGTTGGCGATGAAATTCGTATGAAATATCGTTATTTAGATTTACGTCGTCCACAAATGACTGCAAACTTAAAATTACGTCATGAAGTAACAAAATCGATTCGTCATTATTTAGATGATACTGATTTTATCGATATCGAAACACCTTATTTTGGTAAATCAACACCAGAAGGCGCGCGTGACTACTTAGTTCCTTCACGTGTCCATGCAGGTCATTTTTATGCGTTACCACAATCACCACAAATTTTTAAACAATTGTTGATGAATGCAGGTTTCGATCGTTATTATCAAATCGTTCGTTGTTTCCGTGATGAAGATCTACGTGGGGACCGTCAACCAGAATTTACCCAAGTCGATTTAGAAACAACCTTCTTGTCTCCAGAAGAAATTCAAACAATGACTGAAGAAATGTTAGCGAAAGTGATGCGTGAAACAAAAGGAATCGAAGTGACGTTACCATTCCCTCGTATCAGCTATGATGAAGCGATGTCACGTTATGGAAGCGACAAACCAGATACACGTTTCGATATGGAATTGATCGATATCGCTGATGTGGTCAAAGATGTTGATTTCAAAGTTTTCCAAATGGCGCTTGAAAATGGCGGACATGTTAAAGCGTTGAACGCTAAAGGCGCAGCAGATAAATATTCTAGAAAAGATATGGATAATCTAGGTACCTATGTAAGTCAATTTGGTGGCAAAGGACTTGCTTGGTTAAAAGTAGAAGAAGAAGGTCTAAAAGGACCGATTGCAAAATTCTTAACAGAGGTTTCAGATGACTTGATCAAAGCAACAAATGCTGAGGTTGGCGATATCTTGATGTTTGGTGCAGACAAACCAGAAATCGTTGCGGCTGCTTTGGGCGCTGTTCGTTCTCGCTTAGGGAAAGAATTAGGGTTGATCAATGAGTCTAAATTTAATTTCCTATGGGTTATTGATTGGCCATTATTTGAATATGATGAAGAAGCTGGTCGATACGTTTCTGCTCACCATCCATTCACGCAACCAAAAGAATCTGATATTGAATTACTTTCGACAGATCCAGCAAAAGTCTATGCTGAAGCATATGATATCGTCTTGAACGGTTATGAATTAGGTGGTGGTTCGCTGCGTATTCACAAACGTGATTTACAAGAAAAAATGTTTGAAACACTAGGATTTACGAAAGAATCAGCGCAAGAGCAGTTTGGCTTCTTATTAGATGCTTTAGACTACGGCTTCCCTCCACACGGTGGAATCGCATTAGGTTTAGACCGTTTAGTAATGTTATTAGCGGGTGAAAACAATATTCGTGAAGTGATTGCTTTCCCTAAAAACGGAAAAGCAGCTGATCCAATGACAAGTGCACCAAGTGTGGTTTCACCGTTACAATTATTTGAATTGAACATTGATGTAACTGCGATAGATGAATAAATCTTGACTTAGTCAGAGAATAACGAGCTTTCAATAAACTACCATCGTTTATTGGAAGCTTTTTTCTGATCTCATAAGCGAAAATAGCCCTTTCAATAAAAGAATAGTTCCTCTATAATTTAAATAGGAGATTTGGTTAAAGGAGTGGGGAAATTGAAAAATAAGAATCATATATTTTTTTTGATGATTGTTGTCGTATTAACCGTTTTTGCAGGATTGTCCTTTTATGTGTTTAGACCAACAAGTGTTGAAACATATAATAAGGAAATCAAAGGGCTGCAAGAAGCAGAACAAAACGATTTACATGAGCAAAATGAACCGCCAAAAATGGCTAGTCAAAAGCAAACGGATGTATTAGTCAAGGGGGAGTCACTCTATGTGACCTATGACTCAGGTGAGAATTGGGAAGAAGTTCCTGAACGTTTAGAAAAGATTCAATTTGGCGAATATACGCCTTCTTATGATAACGAGTTGATGGAAAACAGCTATTTTTTAACAA
The DNA window shown above is from Enterococcus sp. 12C11_DIV0727 and carries:
- the hisS gene encoding histidine--tRNA ligase encodes the protein MSYQKPKGTNDLLPGTSEKWQFVEETARLIFRDYQYEEIRTPIFEHYEVISRSVGDTTDIVSKEMYDFYDKGDRHVTLRPEGTAPIVRSFIENKLFGPEFAKPYKTYYMGPMFRYERPQAGRLRQFHQIGAEAFGSVNPAVDVESMAMALDFFKQLGINQIRLVINSLGDKATRKVYRQALIDYLEPKAAELSEDSKRRLHENPLRVLDSKDKKDQAIVAEAPSILDYLSEASKEHFETVKTMLNELNIPFEVDSNMVRGLDYYTDTIFEVMSEAPGMGAQATICAGGRYDGLVEELGGPATPGFGFAMGIERILITMEAEGVAVPVINEIDAYVVGIGEQTNITSLKLVQAIRNFGFSADRDFMDRKAKAQFKTAAKLNAKLALTLGETELAEGVVNVKSMANRNEKAFPLSDIYERFDEVYDEMMTVMFDQ
- the aspS gene encoding aspartate--tRNA ligase, translated to MAKRTVYCGEVSADLVGQVITLKGWVQKRRDLGGVIFIDLRDREGIAQVVFNPAHSKEAWEIADKCRSEYVIEITGELTYRDKEAINPKMKTGEFEVMATDITILNTAKTPPFLIEDENNVGDEIRMKYRYLDLRRPQMTANLKLRHEVTKSIRHYLDDTDFIDIETPYFGKSTPEGARDYLVPSRVHAGHFYALPQSPQIFKQLLMNAGFDRYYQIVRCFRDEDLRGDRQPEFTQVDLETTFLSPEEIQTMTEEMLAKVMRETKGIEVTLPFPRISYDEAMSRYGSDKPDTRFDMELIDIADVVKDVDFKVFQMALENGGHVKALNAKGAADKYSRKDMDNLGTYVSQFGGKGLAWLKVEEEGLKGPIAKFLTEVSDDLIKATNAEVGDILMFGADKPEIVAAALGAVRSRLGKELGLINESKFNFLWVIDWPLFEYDEEAGRYVSAHHPFTQPKESDIELLSTDPAKVYAEAYDIVLNGYELGGGSLRIHKRDLQEKMFETLGFTKESAQEQFGFLLDALDYGFPPHGGIALGLDRLVMLLAGENNIREVIAFPKNGKAADPMTSAPSVVSPLQLFELNIDVTAIDE